In Wolinella succinogenes DSM 1740, a single genomic region encodes these proteins:
- a CDS encoding TlpA family protein disulfide reductase, whose product MTKTLLSSLALVTLLVLAGCDDKEGIKSEVISQKRDTEATKFSLELTDGHKLKVDRHEKGLHFEGEKGKVVLLNFFATWCPPCKAEIPHLVNLKSNYKDQFEVVGVLMEDSKTKGEIQKFIDTFDINFKIAISNENQKLAKALGGVKSIPFMILYDPQGNYFTHYVGAVPEEMIEFDIKRAMEKQ is encoded by the coding sequence ATGACAAAAACGCTACTAAGCTCCCTGGCGCTGGTCACCCTTTTGGTGCTGGCGGGGTGTGATGACAAAGAGGGAATCAAGAGTGAAGTGATCTCTCAAAAGCGTGACACTGAGGCGACTAAATTCTCTTTGGAGCTCACCGATGGACACAAGCTCAAAGTGGATCGACACGAAAAAGGACTCCATTTTGAGGGCGAAAAGGGAAAGGTGGTGCTCTTGAACTTCTTTGCGACTTGGTGCCCTCCTTGCAAGGCAGAGATTCCTCATCTTGTCAATCTCAAGAGCAACTATAAAGACCAATTTGAGGTGGTTGGAGTGCTTATGGAGGATAGCAAGACCAAAGGCGAGATTCAAAAATTCATCGATACTTTTGACATCAACTTCAAAATCGCCATCTCTAATGAGAATCAAAAGTTAGCCAAGGCACTTGGAGGAGTCAAGAGCATCCCCTTTATGATTCTCTATGACCCTCAAGGGAACTATTTCACCCATTATGTGGGGGCGGTTCCTGAAGAGATGATTGAGTTTGATATCAAGCGTGCGATGGAGAAGCAGTAG
- a CDS encoding 5-formyltetrahydrofolate cyclo-ligase, whose amino-acid sequence MKKEQLKSAFRTLALKGLKKAALSPSKRALDAKVNHALKTLLKELDPHSILFFYPLPLEPDIRPTIALFRRQKRVRLYLPFMQDVSFKMVPLRLPLFTKKFGVKEPSFSHFNHHRVEVVVVPIVGTDRSLRRIGYGKGMYDRFFSRLQNKPITIFIARSLFFSPQIITQGYDVQADIIITGDGALLKGNQHDRVDYIKLPRLRALSRGRNLPCLQKGKQC is encoded by the coding sequence ATGAAAAAAGAGCAGCTCAAAAGTGCCTTCAGGACCCTCGCCCTCAAAGGCCTCAAAAAGGCCGCCCTCTCTCCCTCTAAAAGGGCGCTAGACGCCAAGGTCAACCATGCCTTAAAAACTCTCCTAAAAGAGCTTGATCCCCATTCGATTCTCTTTTTTTATCCCTTGCCCCTAGAGCCAGACATTCGCCCCACCATCGCTCTTTTTCGCCGCCAAAAGCGCGTGCGCCTTTATCTTCCCTTTATGCAAGATGTCAGCTTTAAGATGGTACCATTGAGGTTGCCGCTTTTCACTAAAAAATTCGGCGTAAAAGAGCCTTCTTTCTCACATTTTAATCATCACAGGGTTGAAGTCGTCGTGGTTCCGATAGTCGGGACTGACCGAAGTTTACGAAGAATAGGCTACGGAAAGGGGATGTATGATCGATTCTTCTCCCGCCTCCAGAACAAACCAATCACTATTTTCATTGCCCGTAGCCTCTTTTTTTCTCCCCAGATTATCACGCAAGGATATGACGTTCAAGCCGACATAATCATCACCGGCGATGGAGCCCTTTTAAAGGGTAATCAACATGATAGAGTGGACTATATTAAGCTCCCTCGCCTCCGCGCTCTTAGCAGGGGGCGGAACCTACCTTGTTTACAAAAAGGTAAGCAATGCTAA
- the rny gene encoding ribonuclease Y gives MIEWTILSSLASALLAGGGTYLVYKKVSNANYKIHLEKAKARARAIEHEAEMILQEAKIRAKELEIGAKSKYENETSKVIKEYESYLIKLEKQEAKNQQRLERETQQLEEERRRINHKQASLSGMIEELEKLKGDYRSKLTESLEILSRVAGLTQEEAKELALAKATEESRAQIAQIVRKYESEAKEEGRKRANYILAQATTRFAGEFAAERLINVVNLPNDELKGRIIGKEGRNIKTLEMLSGVDVIIDDTPGAIVLSSFNLYRRAIATRTIEALVEDGRIQPARIEEVYKKVEQEFEEKVLEEGEGIVLDMELGYVHPELKKLIGRLKYRASYGQNALGHSLEVANLAGVIAGELGGDVKLAKRAGLLHDIGKALTHDFGGSHVDLGAEVCSRYKEHPVVINAIFAHHGHEEAKSIESAAVCAADALSAARPGARREVLESFLKRVQEIEKIAMEKLGVRQAYAINAGREVRVIVNADLINDEESVLLAQEIAKEIETKVQYPGEIKVSVIREVRAVEFAK, from the coding sequence ATGATAGAGTGGACTATATTAAGCTCCCTCGCCTCCGCGCTCTTAGCAGGGGGCGGAACCTACCTTGTTTACAAAAAGGTAAGCAATGCTAACTACAAGATTCATCTTGAAAAGGCCAAAGCTAGGGCAAGAGCGATAGAGCATGAAGCGGAGATGATTCTCCAAGAGGCAAAGATTCGCGCCAAAGAGCTAGAGATTGGCGCCAAAAGCAAATATGAAAACGAGACCTCCAAGGTCATCAAGGAGTACGAGAGCTATCTCATCAAGCTAGAGAAACAAGAGGCAAAAAATCAACAACGCCTAGAGCGTGAAACGCAACAGCTTGAAGAGGAGCGGCGAAGAATCAATCACAAGCAAGCCTCTCTCTCTGGCATGATTGAAGAGCTAGAGAAGCTCAAGGGCGACTACAGGTCAAAACTCACCGAATCGCTAGAGATTCTCTCTCGCGTTGCAGGCCTCACCCAGGAAGAGGCTAAAGAGCTTGCCCTTGCCAAAGCCACCGAAGAATCAAGAGCGCAGATCGCGCAGATCGTACGAAAATATGAGAGCGAGGCCAAAGAAGAGGGGCGCAAGCGCGCCAACTATATTTTGGCACAGGCAACCACCCGCTTTGCTGGAGAGTTTGCCGCTGAGCGCCTCATCAATGTGGTGAATCTCCCCAATGATGAACTCAAAGGACGCATCATTGGGAAAGAGGGGCGCAACATCAAGACCCTCGAAATGCTCTCAGGCGTGGATGTAATCATCGATGATACTCCTGGGGCGATCGTGCTTAGCAGCTTCAACCTCTATCGGCGCGCCATCGCCACTCGCACCATTGAGGCGTTGGTGGAAGATGGAAGAATCCAGCCTGCTCGAATCGAAGAGGTCTATAAAAAAGTAGAACAAGAGTTTGAAGAGAAGGTCCTCGAAGAGGGTGAGGGTATTGTTTTGGATATGGAGCTTGGCTATGTTCACCCCGAACTCAAAAAGCTCATTGGCCGCCTCAAATATCGCGCCAGCTATGGGCAAAATGCCCTAGGCCACTCCCTCGAAGTCGCTAACCTCGCTGGTGTGATCGCTGGAGAGCTTGGAGGTGATGTGAAACTCGCCAAAAGGGCAGGTTTGTTGCATGACATTGGCAAGGCTCTAACCCATGACTTTGGCGGAAGCCATGTCGACTTGGGCGCGGAGGTGTGCAGTCGCTACAAAGAGCACCCCGTGGTGATCAACGCCATCTTTGCCCACCATGGTCACGAAGAGGCCAAGAGCATCGAGAGTGCCGCTGTCTGCGCGGCTGATGCCCTCTCAGCGGCTAGACCTGGAGCTAGACGCGAGGTGCTAGAGAGCTTCCTTAAGCGTGTTCAAGAGATTGAAAAGATTGCGATGGAGAAGCTGGGTGTGCGCCAAGCCTACGCGATTAATGCAGGAAGAGAGGTTCGAGTCATCGTCAACGCCGACCTCATCAACGATGAAGAGAGCGTTTTGCTTGCCCAAGAGATCGCCAAAGAGATTGAGACCAAAGTCCAATATCCAGGCGAAATCAAAGTGAGCGTGATTCGTGAGGTTCGGGCAGTGGAGTTTGCGAAGTAG
- the radA gene encoding DNA repair protein RadA has protein sequence MKKKNPLFECQHCGFQSPKWLGKCSQCGAWESFIELSASQISTLKSLSPSSPKSTPIPITQIEQERVDKFSSCEEELDIVLGGGIVPGGLYLVGGSPGVGKSTLLLKMAGNLARSGRPILYVSGEESLGQIRARAERLGVMSDALYLLNEIALENILEALETRSFELMVIDSIQTLYSQKVSSAPGSVSQVREVTFELMRLAKERGVSVFIIGHITKEGSIAGPRVLEHMVDSVLYFEGDPSRELRMLRGFKNRFGTTSEVGIFEMTQGGLVSAKDASRLFFKKRAPQAGSAVTVVMEGSRALVLEVQALVGESSFGAPKRVATGFDGNRLNMLLALLERKLEIPLNRYDVFVNIAGGIKIMETSADLAVIAAVVSSFRNRPLSHTTVFIGEVSLTGDVREGNRIDLRLKEAISQGFERALVPQKPQQPLGIKCFEVNEVTKVIDWM, from the coding sequence ATGAAGAAAAAAAATCCACTCTTTGAGTGCCAGCACTGTGGATTCCAAAGCCCCAAATGGCTAGGGAAATGCAGTCAGTGTGGGGCATGGGAGAGCTTCATCGAGCTTAGCGCCTCTCAAATCTCCACCCTTAAATCCCTCTCGCCCTCCTCGCCCAAATCGACTCCGATTCCCATCACACAGATCGAGCAAGAGAGAGTGGATAAATTCTCCTCCTGTGAGGAGGAGCTGGATATTGTCCTTGGCGGAGGAATCGTTCCCGGAGGGCTCTATTTAGTGGGAGGAAGTCCGGGGGTGGGCAAATCGACGCTACTGCTTAAAATGGCGGGAAATCTCGCACGCTCGGGGCGACCTATCCTTTATGTGAGTGGCGAGGAGAGTTTGGGGCAGATTCGAGCGCGCGCTGAGAGGCTAGGCGTGATGAGCGATGCGCTCTATCTGCTCAATGAGATCGCTTTAGAGAATATTTTGGAGGCGCTAGAGACAAGAAGTTTTGAGCTGATGGTCATTGATTCGATTCAAACGCTCTACTCCCAAAAAGTCTCCTCCGCTCCTGGAAGCGTTTCGCAGGTGCGTGAGGTGACTTTTGAGCTGATGCGACTGGCTAAAGAGAGGGGAGTGAGCGTTTTTATCATTGGTCACATCACCAAAGAGGGCTCCATTGCAGGGCCTAGAGTGCTAGAGCATATGGTTGATTCGGTGCTCTATTTTGAGGGCGATCCCTCTAGAGAGCTAAGGATGCTTCGGGGATTTAAGAATCGCTTTGGCACCACCAGCGAAGTGGGAATCTTTGAGATGACCCAAGGGGGATTGGTGAGCGCTAAAGATGCCTCTAGACTCTTTTTTAAAAAGCGCGCCCCTCAAGCAGGAAGTGCAGTGACGGTAGTGATGGAGGGGAGCAGGGCGCTGGTTTTGGAAGTGCAAGCGCTGGTGGGCGAATCAAGCTTTGGTGCACCCAAGCGGGTGGCTACAGGATTTGATGGGAATCGACTCAATATGCTCTTGGCGCTTTTGGAGCGGAAGCTAGAGATTCCCCTCAACCGTTATGATGTTTTTGTCAATATCGCTGGAGGAATCAAGATCATGGAGACTTCGGCGGATTTGGCGGTGATCGCGGCGGTGGTTTCAAGTTTTAGGAATCGTCCCTTAAGCCACACGACCGTCTTTATCGGCGAGGTGAGTCTCACGGGGGATGTGCGTGAGGGGAATCGAATCGATCTTAGGCTCAAAGAGGCAATCTCTCAAGGATTTGAACGCGCTCTAGTTCCCCAAAAACCGCAACAGCCCTTGGGAATTAAATGCTTTGAGGTGAACGAGGTGACCAAAGTGATTGATTGGATGTGA
- a CDS encoding apolipoprotein N-acyltransferase, with protein sequence MKFRSILAIFGDFRPKSLGIALFGAILFSLFIYLHHFGITSPLLYSLLALLALAFYLKLPRESGFAFGFWVGIAWFYWMALSFRYYELTYLIPFILLGIGGVYGVLFSMALYLKNPLVRALLLWLLSHVQPFGFDWMVPEVMLVPSLLDSSKLSFGLILLSLSLFWLLPQRWLKPLPLLLLPFTLYSKPFSPSLPPFEVEIIETHIPQEIRWEREARARIIEENLKRIDAAILEGKALILFPETAFPLLLNKEDWVLEHLAQKSQEIAIITGALRAEEGEIYNSTYFFHQGRIEVADKIVLVPFGEKIPLPDFLVKPLNRLFFGGAQDYRASASKPVDFELHGVKLRNAICYEATSAILYEGSPQFMVVGSNNAWFYPSIEPALQRLLLGYYAREHRTTILHAANRSPSGIIAP encoded by the coding sequence TTGAAGTTCCGCTCCATTTTGGCAATTTTCGGTGATTTTCGCCCCAAAAGCCTAGGAATCGCACTCTTTGGTGCGATTCTCTTTTCTCTTTTTATCTATCTCCATCACTTTGGAATCACCTCGCCCCTCCTCTACTCCCTTCTTGCCCTCCTAGCCCTCGCCTTCTATCTCAAACTCCCCAGAGAATCGGGGTTTGCCTTTGGCTTTTGGGTCGGAATCGCGTGGTTTTATTGGATGGCACTTAGCTTTCGCTACTATGAGCTCACCTACCTCATCCCCTTCATTCTTTTGGGAATCGGGGGAGTCTATGGGGTGCTCTTTTCGATGGCTCTCTACCTCAAAAATCCCTTGGTTCGAGCCCTCTTGCTTTGGCTTTTGAGTCATGTGCAACCCTTTGGATTTGACTGGATGGTGCCTGAGGTGATGCTTGTTCCTAGCCTCTTGGATAGTTCAAAGCTCTCCTTTGGGCTCATTCTCCTCTCGCTTAGCCTTTTTTGGCTTTTGCCTCAAAGATGGCTCAAGCCCCTCCCCCTTCTTCTGCTCCCCTTCACCCTCTACTCCAAGCCCTTCTCGCCTTCTTTGCCCCCTTTTGAGGTGGAGATCATTGAGACGCACATCCCCCAAGAGATTCGTTGGGAGAGGGAGGCGAGAGCTAGAATCATTGAAGAGAATCTAAAGAGAATCGACGCAGCGATTTTAGAAGGAAAGGCACTCATTCTCTTTCCTGAGACCGCTTTCCCTTTGCTTCTTAACAAGGAGGATTGGGTTTTGGAGCATCTGGCGCAAAAGAGCCAAGAGATCGCTATCATCACGGGTGCACTAAGGGCGGAGGAGGGAGAGATTTATAACTCCACCTACTTTTTTCACCAAGGCCGAATCGAAGTGGCCGATAAGATCGTCTTAGTCCCTTTTGGAGAGAAGATTCCCCTGCCAGACTTTCTGGTCAAACCTCTCAATCGGCTCTTTTTTGGCGGGGCACAGGACTATAGGGCGAGCGCTTCTAAGCCTGTGGATTTTGAGCTCCATGGGGTGAAGCTTCGCAATGCAATCTGCTATGAGGCCACTAGTGCGATTCTTTATGAGGGCTCGCCTCAGTTTATGGTCGTGGGGAGCAACAACGCTTGGTTTTATCCAAGCATCGAACCCGCCTTGCAACGCCTTTTGCTGGGCTACTACGCCAGAGAACACCGCACGACCATCCTCCATGCCGCTAATCGCTCCCCTAGTGGAATCATTGCCCCTTAG
- a CDS encoding sensor histidine kinase, protein MSDNSRGVIAKILALYLITSGISLLLFLGLFYAKQEELLLLEGAERLKEARGAIFVTLRERGVEGLAPLSEDLGLKMALLHPTKGILYSNLKEIPLFEREGLQERSGKVYLHLRFPLGREGMMKGGGRHHDEMVERFRRGAGEAVLILEGEDIQRALLWLRWKLLGVFLGALVMIGAVAYFLVKLSLRPLHEKIETLNRFIKDSTHEINTPLSVIMMSIETMEREGLSAKNEKKIRNIELAAKSLSHLYEDLVCLNFPHAIPQHREEIFMEGLLRERVDYFAPFASRRQVRFSLEIAPATLRGNRYKICRMMDNLISNAIKYTGAGGEITLRLSSGKLEIIDEGEGMSQEERSKMFERYTRFNRDQGGFGIGLSLVREVCLEHQISLDCESEKGKGTKFTLAWEEEKNNG, encoded by the coding sequence ATGTCGGATAACTCTAGGGGCGTCATTGCCAAAATATTAGCCCTCTACCTAATCACTTCAGGAATCTCTCTTTTGCTCTTCTTGGGGCTCTTTTATGCCAAGCAAGAGGAGTTGTTGTTATTGGAGGGAGCGGAGAGGCTTAAAGAGGCTCGTGGCGCCATCTTTGTCACGCTCAGAGAGAGGGGCGTGGAGGGATTAGCCCCTTTGAGTGAGGATTTGGGACTCAAAATGGCTCTTTTGCATCCCACCAAAGGAATCCTCTACTCCAATCTCAAAGAGATTCCCCTATTTGAGCGCGAAGGATTACAGGAGCGCTCAGGCAAGGTCTATCTTCACCTCCGATTCCCTTTGGGACGCGAGGGGATGATGAAGGGAGGGGGAAGACATCATGACGAGATGGTGGAGCGCTTTCGTAGGGGAGCGGGAGAGGCGGTCTTGATTTTGGAGGGGGAGGATATTCAAAGGGCTCTCCTTTGGCTTAGATGGAAGCTTTTAGGTGTCTTTTTGGGCGCATTAGTGATGATTGGTGCTGTGGCCTATTTCCTTGTGAAGCTCTCTTTGCGACCCCTCCATGAGAAGATTGAGACGCTCAATCGATTCATCAAAGATTCCACGCATGAGATCAATACTCCTTTGAGCGTGATCATGATGAGCATTGAAACGATGGAGCGCGAAGGACTCTCGGCTAAAAACGAGAAGAAGATTCGTAATATTGAGCTAGCCGCCAAAAGCCTCTCGCATCTTTATGAAGATCTAGTCTGTCTCAACTTTCCTCACGCCATTCCTCAACACCGTGAAGAGATTTTCATGGAAGGGCTATTGAGAGAGCGCGTGGATTACTTTGCACCCTTTGCCTCTAGGCGTCAAGTGCGATTCTCCTTAGAGATTGCCCCTGCGACCTTAAGAGGAAATCGATATAAAATTTGTCGCATGATGGATAATCTCATCTCCAATGCGATTAAATACACTGGAGCTGGAGGGGAGATTACGCTTAGGCTCTCGAGTGGAAAATTAGAGATTATCGATGAGGGAGAGGGGATGAGCCAAGAGGAGCGCTCCAAAATGTTTGAGCGATACACACGGTTTAATCGTGATCAGGGTGGCTTTGGCATCGGGCTCTCCCTTGTGAGGGAGGTCTGCTTGGAGCATCAAATCTCGCTAGATTGCGAAAGCGAAAAAGGAAAAGGAACCAAATTCACCCTAGCATGGGAAGAGGAGAAAAACAATGGTTAG
- a CDS encoding DUF4405 domain-containing protein encodes MVRKVTSLVMLWSFIALTYTGIGLYVAPHGRTSGWIAWSFLGLDKKGHAEIHTTFMVLFFVATFLHLYYNWRPFIGYLKNLSRRVVILTKEMLIATGISLLFVWGTLAGWHPFSDVVELGATLKEGWEKSYMQPPFNRAEALPLKQLATRAKLELSSALESLEASGYKASGEESLEEIGLRYKVAPAKLFEIIKKGEAKGQ; translated from the coding sequence ATGGTTAGAAAAGTGACTTCACTAGTGATGTTGTGGTCGTTTATCGCTCTCACTTACACAGGAATCGGGCTCTATGTGGCTCCGCATGGGAGGACATCAGGTTGGATCGCTTGGAGCTTTTTGGGGCTGGATAAGAAGGGACACGCCGAGATTCATACCACCTTCATGGTGCTATTCTTCGTGGCTACTTTTTTGCACCTCTACTACAATTGGCGCCCCTTTATTGGCTATCTCAAGAATCTGAGCCGGCGCGTGGTGATTCTCACTAAAGAGATGCTCATTGCGACGGGAATTTCCCTCCTTTTTGTGTGGGGCACGCTCGCTGGATGGCATCCTTTTAGCGATGTAGTGGAGCTTGGAGCGACCCTTAAAGAAGGATGGGAGAAGAGCTATATGCAACCCCCTTTTAATCGCGCCGAAGCCCTTCCCCTCAAACAGCTTGCCACTAGGGCTAAACTAGAGCTCTCTAGTGCTCTAGAGAGTTTGGAGGCATCAGGCTACAAGGCTTCTGGAGAGGAGAGCCTTGAAGAGATTGGCTTGCGATACAAAGTGGCTCCCGCGAAGCTTTTTGAGATCATCAAAAAGGGAGAGGCTAAGGGGCAATGA
- a CDS encoding DUF1104 domain-containing protein, whose protein sequence is MKKLTTLCLGSLLAFSTLMAADFSKKSNAELQSMAGSVAPKEVLDFKSEIHKRTQKMTVAEARTFHQGMQKAMQEKMSKMTMEEAQKYHNEVRLEVQKQLDSMTVEEAQKRGFLGGMMGGGMAMMGGAPMMGGKQGHGHKGGMKGQGTGYPCMMMPPS, encoded by the coding sequence ATGAAAAAGTTAACAACCCTATGCCTTGGAAGTCTTTTGGCTTTCTCTACCCTTATGGCGGCCGATTTCTCTAAAAAGAGCAATGCTGAGCTTCAATCTATGGCGGGGAGCGTCGCTCCTAAAGAGGTTTTGGATTTTAAATCTGAAATCCATAAACGAACTCAAAAGATGACGGTGGCTGAGGCGCGAACCTTCCATCAAGGAATGCAGAAAGCCATGCAAGAGAAGATGAGCAAGATGACCATGGAAGAGGCGCAAAAATATCACAATGAAGTGCGCCTTGAGGTGCAAAAGCAACTCGATTCCATGACCGTAGAAGAGGCTCAAAAACGAGGTTTTCTAGGGGGAATGATGGGCGGTGGTATGGCCATGATGGGTGGAGCGCCTATGATGGGCGGCAAACAAGGTCATGGGCACAAAGGTGGAATGAAGGGACAAGGTACGGGCTATCCTTGCATGATGATGCCCCCCTCCTGA
- a CDS encoding YajQ family cyclic di-GMP-binding protein — translation MAAKEHIFDISAKLDIQEFKNALDQTQREISTRFDFKEDKFKELTLNEKEKTLTLHASSDNKIDAIKDVLHSKLIKRELPIKCLKKSRKESATGGSVRVIYTINDTLNQEIAKEIVQIIKDQKFKVQTAIQGDEIRVKSKNIDDLQAVITHLRKLEFEVPLHFGNFR, via the coding sequence ATGGCCGCCAAAGAACACATCTTTGACATCTCCGCCAAACTCGACATACAAGAGTTTAAAAACGCTCTTGATCAAACCCAGCGCGAAATCTCCACCCGCTTTGACTTCAAAGAGGATAAATTCAAAGAGCTCACCCTCAATGAAAAAGAGAAGACGCTCACTCTGCACGCCAGCAGCGACAACAAAATCGATGCAATCAAAGACGTGCTCCATAGCAAACTCATCAAGCGAGAGCTCCCCATCAAATGCCTCAAAAAGAGTCGCAAAGAGAGCGCTACAGGCGGGAGCGTGAGAGTGATCTACACCATCAACGACACGCTCAACCAAGAGATCGCCAAAGAGATCGTGCAGATCATCAAAGATCAAAAATTCAAAGTCCAGACCGCCATCCAAGGGGATGAGATTCGGGTTAAGTCCAAAAATATTGATGATCTCCAAGCAGTCATCACCCACTTAAGGAAGTTAGAGTTTGAAGTTCCGCTCCATTTTGGCAATTTTCGGTGA
- the rimI gene encoding ribosomal protein S18-alanine N-acetyltransferase yields MPALERLEQESFSASDYPLSRANFLYHIKRENPLFLAYEEGWVLGYALGLLRPKSLRLYSLAVGIEYRHQGVGKRLLEGVMEEAMRLGKKEVTLEVRESNQRARILYEKAGFELWKRLEGYYPDGEAGVRLRKALS; encoded by the coding sequence TTGCCAGCGCTAGAGCGTCTAGAGCAGGAATCTTTTAGCGCGAGCGACTATCCTTTGAGTCGTGCCAATTTCCTCTACCACATCAAGCGAGAAAACCCCCTCTTTCTTGCCTATGAAGAGGGATGGGTTTTGGGGTATGCCCTAGGCCTTCTTCGTCCTAAAAGTCTTCGGCTCTATTCACTGGCCGTAGGGATTGAGTATCGCCATCAAGGGGTGGGCAAAAGGCTTTTAGAGGGAGTCATGGAAGAGGCGATGAGGCTTGGCAAAAAAGAGGTGACCCTGGAGGTGCGAGAGAGCAACCAAAGGGCGAGGATTCTCTATGAAAAGGCGGGCTTTGAGCTTTGGAAGCGGCTGGAGGGATATTATCCTGACGGGGAGGCGGGGGTGAGGCTGAGAAAAGCCCTCTCTTAA
- the ftsY gene encoding signal recognition particle-docking protein FtsY, with protein MISLLKKTLGKTIEAIELLAPKRASKISKELLEEILITSDMEYELVESLLEPLGEEVSQRELEVALHRFFRGESYYDRIAPKRIEARPCITLVMGVNGAGKTTTIAKLTSLYQREGKSVLLGAGDTFRAAAIEQLKLWAERLNAGIVYTQQGHDPSAVAYDTIISGVARKVDHVIIDTAGRLHNQTNLKNELIKIAKTCDKAFSGAPHQKLLVLDGTQGSSAIDQAKIFHETLGVDGIIITKLDGTSKGGALFSIMQRLRVPILYIGVGERAEDLIPFSEEEYVKTLLGAIFDEEKKSTL; from the coding sequence ATGATTTCATTACTCAAAAAAACCCTTGGCAAGACGATTGAAGCGATCGAATTGCTTGCCCCTAAGCGCGCTTCAAAGATTTCTAAAGAGCTTTTGGAAGAGATTCTTATCACTTCAGATATGGAGTATGAGCTTGTCGAATCGCTCCTAGAGCCTCTGGGTGAAGAGGTGAGCCAAAGGGAGCTTGAGGTGGCGCTGCATCGATTCTTTCGAGGAGAGAGCTATTATGATCGAATCGCCCCCAAAAGGATTGAGGCAAGACCCTGCATCACCTTGGTGATGGGGGTCAATGGTGCGGGCAAAACCACCACGATCGCCAAGCTCACCTCGCTCTATCAAAGAGAAGGGAAGAGTGTCCTTTTGGGTGCAGGAGACACTTTTAGGGCGGCGGCAATTGAGCAGCTCAAGCTTTGGGCGGAGCGCCTCAATGCAGGGATCGTCTACACTCAACAAGGGCATGACCCCTCCGCCGTCGCCTACGACACGATCATCTCTGGGGTGGCTCGCAAAGTGGATCATGTCATCATCGACACCGCTGGACGACTTCATAACCAGACCAACCTCAAAAATGAGCTCATCAAAATTGCCAAGACTTGCGATAAAGCGTTCTCTGGTGCTCCCCATCAGAAGCTTTTGGTGCTTGATGGCACCCAAGGGAGCTCCGCCATCGATCAGGCGAAGATTTTTCATGAGACGCTTGGCGTGGATGGAATCATCATCACGAAGCTTGATGGCACCTCCAAGGGGGGCGCACTCTTTTCGATTATGCAACGCCTCAGAGTGCCGATTCTCTATATTGGCGTAGGGGAGAGAGCGGAGGATTTGATTCCTTTTAGCGAAGAAGAGTATGTTAAAACCCTGCTAGGGGCGATTTTTGATGAAGAAAAAAAATCCACTCTTTGA
- a CDS encoding response regulator transcription factor — protein MAVRILVVEDDPLLGEMMEEFLSEQEFEITLASNAKEALDLAYERPFDLWILDVKLPGGDGFSLLKSLREAGKTTPAIYTTSLHTLQDLESGYESGCDDYLKKPFELKELLVRIKALLKRRFAHKQEEFEELGGGWRFCLGSKRLYQGEDLYSLASKEIELLSLFLQNKNRLLSHEEIFDRLWSYGESPSEMSLRAYVKNLRKILGKERILNQRGEGYLYVG, from the coding sequence TTGGCGGTTAGAATCCTCGTGGTCGAAGATGACCCTCTGCTAGGGGAGATGATGGAGGAGTTTTTGAGTGAGCAAGAGTTTGAAATCACTCTTGCCTCAAACGCCAAAGAAGCCCTCGATTTGGCCTATGAGAGGCCTTTTGATCTTTGGATTTTAGATGTGAAACTCCCTGGCGGGGATGGGTTTAGCCTGCTTAAAAGCCTTCGAGAGGCTGGCAAAACCACCCCCGCTATCTACACCACCTCGCTCCACACCCTCCAAGACCTAGAGAGTGGCTATGAGAGCGGATGTGATGACTATCTCAAAAAACCTTTTGAGCTCAAAGAGCTTCTGGTGCGCATCAAAGCGTTGCTCAAGCGCCGCTTTGCTCACAAACAGGAAGAGTTTGAAGAGCTTGGAGGGGGATGGAGATTCTGCCTAGGGAGCAAACGGCTCTATCAAGGTGAGGATCTCTATTCTCTAGCCTCCAAGGAGATCGAGCTTTTGAGTCTCTTCCTCCAAAATAAAAATCGGCTCCTCTCTCATGAGGAGATTTTCGATCGGCTCTGGAGCTATGGGGAGAGTCCTAGTGAGATGAGCCTTCGCGCCTATGTCAAAAATCTTCGCAAAATCCTTGGCAAAGAGAGAATCCTCAACCAAAGGGGAGAAGGGTATCTCTATGTCGGATAA